ttataatctatttatttgttagttttatttttcatcaaaactATGGTACATTAGAATAATAGGGGCGGATTCAACATATTacgaaaatttaatttattttatgttttttcttggATCGTTTAGTTGActgtattagaaaaaataatagatgtaatatgaatataaatatttttatagaagataaaataagtaaaatatgtttttcaaacATACTTTCGAAATATTAGcttaatacaaaataatgtttttatatcaataaaaatatttctcataTTAATTATCTAAATACAAACCGCAACTCTTCATAACTAAGTAGATTGTGAAAATCTAGCTAAACACACAATTTCCATCGAGCATGAACtttaataaagtaaagaatacttttgaatattatgatttataactattaatatatatatatataatttattaaaatgtcatTTAATTTCACATAATCTTAAACATCAGATGAAATATTAGGTTAAATAGTTGTTAAATaaagaactaaaaataaaacaacaaaataaaatataaatacatattaatttgaaaatattatttcaaaaatcattaatttttaaattttaaattctagccaATGATTCTTTCTATCATTTGGCACCATGAGATATAATCATATGAAATATTCCTCTAGCAATAAATATTTAGGATTTTAAATCAATGGAATTTAAATATAAgtttagaatatttttcaaataataaataccACAAGAAGTACAAATTAATATTCACTATACATTCACATGCGTACCAAACATTTCGAATTATTCCTTTCCcttatttcttttatcttttttctaatttattgatcgatatttatattagaatttaataaaatctaaatttatattgaaaatttttttatgttaagaGTAAAATGCATTCTATAGAAAGCCACTACAATCCttaatgttttatttcttttaaaaaaaatttttttttactcaatatttaatatttatattaaagtcGAATTAAATTTGAACTCGTACTGAAAAATTCTATATTAAGAGTAAACGCTTGTGAAAAAAAGACCCCGTCACAATTCTTGTCAATTGGTCTATTTCATCTTTTAAGTCTTTTTCAACACATGAGAATGTTTAAaggaccttttttttttcttaattaggtagtttatataacaaataatttttttgttaatcttTTAACAATCATCTAATTTCAtgttaattttgtcatttataACTAGGAATTGATTAATTACaaagatataatatataacTTGTCCCCATGGATACAGCAAATACGTGTTCTTTAAgaacaattaattaatacaatgtaatatttcacttgttttagttttttctgtttttttttattcatttcaaaaaGTATGATGTCTCGtttattttggtaatttttaAATTCTCGTTTAAGaccaataaattaaagaatattttaacatattctacatataatttttattttaaaactacaAGATTATATATATCAGCAAATACTTATCCTTATTCacttaggaaaatattttaattttctattttattacgAATCTAAATTAGAATTAGTAatttattacaatatttttataaggaaaaagatatgttttaaaagaaaaaaatacgattatttttttaaaaaaaaggcgCTTTAATCCAAAAGTAACAATAAGAACATGATTTTTGgatcaaattattaattaaaaacattttttttttcaattatacataattttaaaatattttttgtatccTTTTCTGTTTGAAGGATCTGTCCAATCAGATCCTTGTCATTCACACATGATATCAATATGATATGATCCTTCAAgaatacaaattaattatttatgaaattatctAAATGTTGAATACCAGCAAATCATAAGTACCTGTGTATCGGCCGATTTGGTTCGATTTTAAAGTTTATTGGATTGGTTTATCGGTTTGTAGAGATGCTAAATCGTTATAGAACCATTAAAATATTGGCTTAGCAGTTATAAATTTTATCGGTTTTTGATCGTTATCGGTTTAACCGTTAAGAtttgacacaaaagaaaaaatattgaaaatcacttagaaacaaggtgacaaaccaaataaaccatgcaCTTGAGTTCGCAAGTTACATCTTgctcaaaagcaaacacttttacattgtaGAATAATCAACTGTCTGagacaaccaaaaataaaagtaggaaattaAACTCCTAGTCGAGGACTTTATACacaaaatgatataaatataattatttaatttactatcgaGTTATCGGTTAACCCAGTAAGAAAAAACTTTAAACCGTTAAGAATCAATAAcctgataacaaaaaaaatcaaaatcactaaatcaataacccaatactataaactaataacttttttatcgGTTTCGATTCGATTTTAAACAGCCCTAGTACTGATATTGTCTTGCCTAATTTGTGGGAcctcaattaaataaaaactaaaaatgcAACTagtgttttcttcttcttaatatATAAACTAAAGTTCTCAAGGTGCTCATAATCCACACACACTTTTAATTTGTATacacaaattcaaaataataacaataatatgaGTGATCAATCGTTATTAAATCGAAAAAATACATCGAAAACGCTCGATGAGACGATAGAGAGGTGCATTGGTGAATTTGGATGGGCACAATTGTTACAATCCGTCCTCGTATCTCTATCGTGGGTTTTCGATGCACAACAAACATTTATCAGTGTCTTCACCGACACACATGCCGTTAATGAATGGTCGTTACAGCAACAAGGGGTGAGTTCACTTCTCAATGGATTACCAGCGTCTTCGTTTTTCATAGGTTGTCTTATTGGAGGTTTGGTATTATCCACATTGGCTGACACAAAACTCGGACGAAAAAACATGTTGGTTTTTTCATGTCTTGTCATGTCAGTAGCCGGAACCATTACATCGATTTCAACGAACATTTGGATTTActcatttttgaggtttttGAGTGGATTTGGAAGGGCTACTATTGGGACTTGTGCACTTGTTTTATCAACAGAGTTAGTAGGAAATCAATGGCGTGGACAAGTTGGTATAATTggttttgtttgttttactaTTGGTTTTCTATCATTGCCAATTATTGCTTTTTTGAATAAAGAGTCTTCATGGAGAGTGATGTATTTGTGGACATGTATTCCAACAATTTTGTACTCAATTTTGGTACATTTTTTGGTTTGTGAATCACCAAGATGGCTTTATGTAAGAGGGAACAAAGAGGAATTTGTGTCAACTTTGAAAAGTATTACAACAAGGAGTAGCTTGACATTGAGCTTCTTTGGAtccttttttgaatttgaagatCAAGAACATGATAATGTAAGTTATTACTCCCTTCGAGATCTGTTTCACTTTTcagtttgtttgttttattaaagtctttttaaaaGTAAACGTCACGTACTCTTTATGTCCAATATTCTATCTTAATTACTATCATCAAATGTTTATCGAAACACACAACATGAACTATCGGTTGTTCCCTTTTCCTACTAGAATATTCCCATTATTTAGGTATAGAAAAAGGGAACAACTGATAGTTGGAGTGTGTTTTGTTGGTTTATTCACTAACATGTTTCGATAAATATTTGGTGATAGTTTTCAAATATAGAACTTGAAAAACTAGGAAACTTCAGGTGTAGTTTTGATCCCTCACTCTTTTCTTAAAACTTTGTGTATAAATGTGTTCAAACccctctctatttttttttgtgcttAAACTATATATTTGAGCAAGTTAAATGAAATTTTTACATGTTATAACAAGTAACTTATCTTATTTTCTAATACAGAAATCGAACGAGTCATCAACAATTAATCTCTACTCAGCTATCAAGATGTTGATCGAAAGAAAATGGGCTTTTAGACGACTTATATCGGTTATGTTGGTTGGTTTTGGCATAGGAATGGTATATTATGGGATGCCATTAGGTGTTGGAAATTTACCTTTTAATCTATACCTAAGTGTTACACTTAATGCACTATCAGAATTACCAGCATCAATAGTAACATTTTTCCTAATTGGAAAACTAACTAGGAAAAAATCACTATTAGTATTTGCTATGTTAAGTGGAATATGTAGTATAGGTTGTGTAATAGTACAAAATGATGATTTCAAAGTATTACAAATGGGGTTtgaacttttttcattttttagtgCATGTACTGGTTTTAATGTTTTGTTAATTTACACTGTTGAATTGTTTCCAACTTGTGTTAGAAATTCAGCAGTGTCAATGGTGAGACAAGCATTGGTACTTGGTGGTGCAATAAGTCCAATGTTAGTGGCTTTTGGGAGGAAAAATAGATGGTTTTCTTATGGAGTTTTTGGGATTTGTATAGCAATTTGTGGATTGTTTGTGTTGTGTTTGCCAGAAACTAAAGGAAGGACATTGAGTGATACTATGGATGAAGAGGAGTACAATGAAAGTGTATTTGTTTGCTAATATCAATTATTGTAAAGTATGACATTTTcttcaataaaattttgaatcgAGAGTCTATCAGAT
The window above is part of the Solanum pennellii chromosome 5, SPENNV200 genome. Proteins encoded here:
- the LOC107019965 gene encoding organic cation/carnitine transporter 3-like, giving the protein MSDQSLLNRKNTSKTLDETIERCIGEFGWAQLLQSVLVSLSWVFDAQQTFISVFTDTHAVNEWSLQQQGVSSLLNGLPASSFFIGCLIGGLVLSTLADTKLGRKNMLVFSCLVMSVAGTITSISTNIWIYSFLRFLSGFGRATIGTCALVLSTELVGNQWRGQVGIIGFVCFTIGFLSLPIIAFLNKESSWRVMYLWTCIPTILYSILVHFLVCESPRWLYVRGNKEEFVSTLKSITTRSSLTLSFFGSFFEFEDQEHDNKSNESSTINLYSAIKMLIERKWAFRRLISVMLVGFGIGMVYYGMPLGVGNLPFNLYLSVTLNALSELPASIVTFFLIGKLTRKKSLLVFAMLSGICSIGCVIVQNDDFKVLQMGFELFSFFSACTGFNVLLIYTVELFPTCVRNSAVSMVRQALVLGGAISPMLVAFGRKNRWFSYGVFGICIAICGLFVLCLPETKGRTLSDTMDEEEYNESVFVC